The stretch of DNA TATCCGAACGCAGGTCGCCGACTTGCCCTCGCGCCTGAAGCTTATCTACGCGGGGGTGAGCGAAATCATTACCCAGTTCCAGCCCGAGTATTTTGCCATTGAGCAGGTATTTATGGCGAAAAACGCGGACTCCGCACTCAAGCTGGGCCAGGCGCGCGGGGCGGCGATTGTTGCCGCGGTGAACGCTGACCTGCCGGTATTTGAGTACGCGGCGCGTCAGGTAAAGCAAACCGTGGTGGGTATTGGCAGCGCGGAGAAAAGCCAGGTGCAGCACATGGTGCGCACGCTGCTTAAGCTCCCGGCCAACCCGCAGGCGGATGCGGCGGATGCACTGGCCATCGCCATTACGCACTGCCACGTCACGCAAAACGCGGCCCAGATGAGCGAATCGCGGCTCAATCTGGCGCGGGGACGATTAAAATAATTAAGGCTGGATATCTATCCAGCCTTTTTTATATCATAGGCTGAATTTTTCGCGCATCAACGCTAATACGCAGGAGCACAATGTGATAGGTCGACTCAGAGGCATCGTTCTGGAAAAGCAGCCCCCGCTGGTATTGCTGGAAACCAACGGCGTAGGCTACGAGGTTTATATGCCAATGACCTGCTTCTACGAGCTGCCGGAAATCGGCAAAGAGGCGGTGGTGTTCACTCAATTTGTGGTGCGTGAAGACGCTCAGCTGCTCTACGGTTTTAACAACAAGCAGGAGCGCACGCTGTTCCGCGAGCTGATTAAAGTCAACGGCGTTGGGCCAAAACTGGCGCTGGCTATTCTTTCAGGCATGTCTGCCCAGCAGTTTGTTAACGCGGTTGAGCGCGAAGAAATAGGCTCCCTCATCAAGCTGCCGGGCGTGGGTAAGAAAACCGCAGAACGCCTGATTGTTGAGATGAAAGACCGCTTCAAAGGTATGCATGGCGACCTGTTTACGCCGGCGGCCGATCTCGTGCTGACCTCCCCGGATAACGGGCAGGCGGACGACGCGGAGCAGGAAGCCGTTGCTGCCCTCGTGTCTCTGGGCTATAAACCACAGGAAGCCAGCC from Cedecea neteri encodes:
- the ruvA gene encoding Holliday junction branch migration protein RuvA encodes the protein MIGRLRGIVLEKQPPLVLLETNGVGYEVYMPMTCFYELPEIGKEAVVFTQFVVREDAQLLYGFNNKQERTLFRELIKVNGVGPKLALAILSGMSAQQFVNAVEREEIGSLIKLPGVGKKTAERLIVEMKDRFKGMHGDLFTPAADLVLTSPDNGQADDAEQEAVAALVSLGYKPQEASRMVSKVGRAGADSETLIREALRAAL
- the ruvC gene encoding crossover junction endodeoxyribonuclease RuvC yields the protein MAIILGIDPGSRVTGYGVIRQTGRQLTYLGSGCIRTQVADLPSRLKLIYAGVSEIITQFQPEYFAIEQVFMAKNADSALKLGQARGAAIVAAVNADLPVFEYAARQVKQTVVGIGSAEKSQVQHMVRTLLKLPANPQADAADALAIAITHCHVTQNAAQMSESRLNLARGRLK